A stretch of DNA from Halobacteriovorax vibrionivorans:
CGATTTCCCTATGGTGCATATCGTTTAGCTGTTCAAGTTGAGGATAATTCAGGATACAAAAAGGAAGTGAAAAAGCTTCAAGATGGCTGTGATAAGCTTTTAAAAGATCTTCTTTGATTATTGGATGAAATCTTCTATGATTAATTAATATGGCCGATTATGTAATTTCAGATATTCATGTCAAATGGGATATGACCAATTCTGAACCACTTAAAAAATTCTTAGAAATTGACTTTAAACCAGAAGATCGTATTTATTTTCTAGGAGATATATTTGATTTAATGGTGGGAAGCTATGATGAGTATGAGGGACACTATGATTGGTTCTTTACTCGTATAAAAGAATTAGCAAAGGCCGGTCTTAAAATATTCTATATCCAAGGTAATCACGACTTTCATATTGAAGAGCTCTTGGCCAAGAGTGGGATAATAGTAAAATCTAAGCCTTTTGTTGAAATTATCAACGGCCAGAAGGTTCTCTTTTGTCATGGTGACGAAATTGAAATTGAAAATTTTAATTACAAAATATGGCGTGCATTTATTAGAAGTTATCCATTGGCCTTAATTTCAAAATATATTTTCAATTATAAAATTGTGAAAAAAATTGGGGATTATTTATCTCAAAAAAGTAGAAATAGAAATGAGAAACGCTACGGAGAAACTCAAAAAAACGATCATATACGTGATAAGTTTCGTCAATCTGCTTTGATTGCCAGTAAAAGTTATAATGTCGACATTATAATATGTGGCCATAGTCATTATATGGATAGTTACCATGGTGATAGTTTTGAATATTATAATTGTGGTTTTGTACCTGCTACAATGAAATACTTAAAAATTACAGAAAGGTATGAATTATTACCGCTCTAAGCTTCCTAGCGATGCCCAT
This window harbors:
- a CDS encoding UDP-2,3-diacylglucosamine diphosphatase; amino-acid sequence: MADYVISDIHVKWDMTNSEPLKKFLEIDFKPEDRIYFLGDIFDLMVGSYDEYEGHYDWFFTRIKELAKAGLKIFYIQGNHDFHIEELLAKSGIIVKSKPFVEIINGQKVLFCHGDEIEIENFNYKIWRAFIRSYPLALISKYIFNYKIVKKIGDYLSQKSRNRNEKRYGETQKNDHIRDKFRQSALIASKSYNVDIIICGHSHYMDSYHGDSFEYYNCGFVPATMKYLKITERYELLPL